In Candidatus Effluviviaceae Genus I sp., the following are encoded in one genomic region:
- a CDS encoding universal stress protein — translation MFRKILVAVDGSGHFDSAVAAAARLAACGGAKLTVCHAFYIPESYRADLGDELRAGMRQDAEDILAHAAAVAKEHGVAADTRLLEQPHAAEAVVALAESEGADLIVVGARGHSKDEAWTLSSVSETVARLAACSVLIVRRA, via the coding sequence ATGTTCCGGAAGATCCTCGTCGCCGTTGACGGCTCAGGCCACTTCGACAGTGCCGTCGCGGCGGCCGCGCGCCTCGCCGCGTGCGGCGGCGCGAAGCTCACCGTCTGCCACGCGTTCTACATCCCCGAGAGCTACCGCGCCGACCTCGGCGACGAGCTCCGCGCCGGCATGCGCCAGGACGCCGAGGACATCCTCGCGCACGCGGCCGCCGTGGCGAAGGAGCACGGCGTCGCCGCCGACACGCGCCTTCTCGAGCAGCCCCATGCCGCGGAGGCTGTCGTCGCGCTGGCGGAGTCCGAGGGCGCCGACCTCATCGTCGTCGGCGCGCGCGGGCACAGCAAGGACGAGGCCTGGACGCTCAGCTCGGTGAGCGAGACCGTCGCAAGGCTGGCCGCATGCTCGGTGCTGATCGTCAGGAGAGCCTAG
- the otsB gene encoding trehalose-phosphatase, which translates to MIRNDPELAYPNHVSEEVDLLARALGSATEVFLFVDYRGTLVPGDGTGGRAPAPAPEVRSKLEQLAGEDAFNVFVVSRRCVSELDDLLRVPGLGFVGQGGFEIRGARGTPFFPVNPCVTRRLFRDLEGHARDHLARFPGVEVENLGCTLSVRLPRDARAVAREATQEFIALVKEADARCQLEVLYDRSGVGVRLAGWHKGHAVRHILGDADREETLAIYVGDDVTDEDAFAALTEWSCPDGADGAWVVPPMDDEDELDGWPGSLPVLVAERSRPSAASLFVRNPKEVYEFLSSLAAVASSIL; encoded by the coding sequence ATGATCCGGAACGACCCCGAGCTTGCGTATCCCAATCACGTCTCCGAGGAGGTGGACCTCCTCGCCCGGGCGCTCGGCTCGGCGACGGAGGTCTTCCTGTTCGTGGACTACCGCGGGACGCTGGTCCCCGGCGACGGGACCGGCGGCCGCGCGCCCGCGCCGGCGCCCGAGGTCCGCTCGAAGCTCGAGCAGCTCGCGGGCGAGGACGCCTTCAACGTGTTCGTCGTGAGTCGCCGCTGCGTCTCGGAGCTGGACGACCTCTTGCGCGTGCCCGGGCTGGGGTTCGTCGGACAGGGCGGGTTCGAGATCCGCGGCGCGCGCGGCACGCCGTTCTTCCCGGTCAATCCCTGCGTGACGAGGCGGCTCTTCCGCGACCTGGAGGGGCACGCGAGGGACCACCTCGCGCGCTTCCCCGGCGTCGAGGTGGAGAACCTCGGCTGCACGCTGTCGGTGAGGCTGCCGCGTGACGCGCGCGCCGTCGCGCGGGAGGCGACACAGGAGTTCATCGCGCTCGTGAAGGAGGCGGACGCGCGGTGCCAGCTCGAGGTGCTCTACGATCGGTCGGGGGTGGGCGTGCGCCTGGCCGGCTGGCACAAGGGCCATGCGGTCAGGCACATCCTCGGGGACGCGGACCGCGAGGAGACGCTCGCCATCTACGTCGGAGACGACGTGACGGACGAGGACGCGTTCGCTGCGCTCACCGAGTGGTCCTGCCCCGACGGCGCGGACGGCGCGTGGGTCGTGCCGCCGATGGACGACGAGGACGAACTCGACGGCTGGCCCGGCTCGCTTCCCGTTCTCGTCGCCGAGCGTTCGCGCCCGTCTGCCGCCTCCCTCTTCGTGAGAAACCCCAAGGAGGTCTACGAGTTCCTGTCGTCGCTCGCCGCCGTGGCCTCGTCGATCCTCTAG